A region of the Bombus pyrosoma isolate SC7728 linkage group LG15, ASM1482585v1, whole genome shotgun sequence genome:
ACCCTACTTCGTACcggaggaaagaagaaacctTAACAGCCTTATCACGGTGCCTGGCAAAAACCAAAATTCCGACGTGTCGTCGGAACCTCGACACAGATAACAACGAGTATTGTCTCAAAATTCAGGACGCCCTTTTTTCTACTCGTTATCTCGTCGATTTCGTCGTTTCTTGTTGCAGATGATGACCACAATTACCCCACTTCGGGCGAGGGAGAACAATTACCAAAGGAAATGGATTATCATCATTATTTGATCTTTTACGATggaatgattttataaaagattccTGCGTTTAAACACGGGGAGATTTAAGTATGATAACGAATTCCATAATGATGGAAAAGAATGAACCGTTACATCGTAACGAATCCCGTCGTCACGCACGTTCGATCAGGGCAGCCAAGTGCAGAAATAACTCAAACAGCGATGAAGAATAGTAGAAGTCGCGGGCTGTGGTGGTGGCGGAAAACGACTAACTTTTACGGTCGACCGTCGATCGTCGTCCTGGTAATGTATGCCGTGTTCATCGTCACACTTGACATAAGGAGCTCTGCAATCACGTGGTGAAGCTACGTGGGCGTTCACGGGACCATGAACGCTATTGCCTTTACGAGCAAAAGCGTTTCCCGGACACGATACGTTCCTGCGAAGGAGGAAGTCGACGATACAGTTACACGCCACGACGGTGAACTGAGAGTGATGGATCTGCGAAGGAGTGAAACCCGTCTTTCCTTTAGGACGAACTCCGAAAGGCATACGAAAACGACAGTGAGAGATATGAAATGATGTGGTATATGAAACAGAGATCAGTGAATGGAGGGAATGCAAATGTGAAGAGAATTTAAACGACTGTTAAAAGGAAGAGGGTTTATTGAGGTTTGGATTATTGCTGAAGGGTATTGAGTgtaatttcaaagtttttaGTAATTCATCTTCTCGATTCcatcataattaattagtctCATCATCTGCAATTCTTCTATATTGGGCAGATGCTGATGAAGTTAAATGCGATTcggttgaaaatatttaattgtcaGGAGTATCCTTATTTGGAAAATGGGGGGAAAAAgcaatgatatttattaagaaggaaagaaaattctgtGTAATTGGGACGGGCTCGTAAGAAACGGTTGCGCGCTGAATAGTTTTGTTCCTGAAGTTAAGCTTTATTCAGTGGTTCAGTTTAAACATGTACGTTTCGTGGAAAAGGTTGTAATATTGAATAAACACATCCTGTCAGTAGCAACGGGTATATAATACTGTGCAATATCGTgtgaatttaaaagtttcttcattttccagGCTACATTATGTAGAAACATTCAAACGAAGTCAATTTTTTACGAGATATTACCATATCGATCACAGTAATAGAAAGCATAAATGGTCACATCAACTACTTTTTACCCAGACGAAATTCTTGCCATTCCGTTTGTTCTTCACCAGTTCCTCCGTGTTATCGTGAACGTCGACGACCTCTCTAATCACATGCTGACTGTACGGTTCGAAGTCGTTGCCCTGAAATACCCTATACGGTCTATGATGGAAATTATAATGTTCGTAGTACGGAAATCCTCCGACTGGTATCTCGTGTCCATGCGTATGGAATCCTCCCCCTGGATAATGAGACGGGCCAGCAGACAACAAAGAGTTCCAACCCAGCAAACCACTAATCACCAGCGCTATCTTCGTCAATAATAAAGCTTTCTTCGTGAGTATCAGCAAAAATCCAAATAGCAATGGAATAAGAGATGCCAAGTTGAATTTGAAGCCTAGGAGGAACGGTATCAACAGGTGCCTCATCATTTGCCTTCCTGAAAAAGTTGTATGACAGGATTTAGACATGCCGTATTCACATTCTTAATCTTGTTAcccaaaaatagaaatattcaaagtggTAGAAACTATTAATAGGCAGCAGACGAAAATCAGATTCGTAATGTCATAGATATTTCAGTAATATGttttctatgaatattaaaatattctagaaTTATGAATGGAGCGTTAAGCCTCTTCAACGTGAATGGCCTTGACCGTGCTGCCTACTAGAGGTGCTTCCTGAAAGTAGCACGTGGCGAACGCCGCCTCAGCGAGGATGCGAACCCTGGAGAACGCGGGTTCGTTTCCGCGCTTATTTCAAGGTTGAACGAACTACTTATCATAAAATCGAGATAATTTAAGTTTTTCCTAGCAGTGATCAAATTTAGAACATCTAGAATTTGCCTGGACGATAACAAACTTACAGACGATTAATAAATGAACAGAACAGATAACATGAACAGATAACAAAAGAACAGAAACTGAGAATATTTGATAAGAAAATAGTTCATAGAGCATGTAGGATTCACCTGGACCAGCTTGCCTATCACCAAAAGACGTTGCTCTTTCAGTGATGACGAATTCCATAATCCCATTCCCATTTAACATCGGCCCAGCTCGCAACTGCAATCCTGGATACAGGTTATCTAAATTCCATTTAAGACTTCTACGTTCAATCAATTTAGTCGTCGCTTTCACGATGTTCCCAAAATCCTTTGGATCGTAATCCCAATCTAGAAGTTGTCTACTTTGACCGTCAGCCCTTTCCAAGTGCACGTTTCCAAAATCCAGATCATCCTTGTGATTAAGCGATTGAAGAGCACTTAGGGTACCACGATTGACACATTCGAAGGTCCCAAATTCTTTTCGAGCCAAACAGGCAGCGAAAGCTTCGTTGAAGCTGGTTGGTTCTTCGCTATCCAAGATCGATTCCTCGGTTGGCTCCATGATCGCTGTGATACCCGTGGAAATGAAGATTAAAAGACACGAGCTTCTCAATCCGTGCTTCATGACAACGATATGGGTTTCATAAATGAGAACAAAACTTTTAGAAGATCGTAGAGAAAGTTGATAAAGTTTTCGCATGGATTGTTCCGTGACGGAAGTTTCCTGGATACGACTAGGCCGATCGTTCCATTCTGCGTAAAAGAGTTCGTGTTTCAGTAAATTTATCGAACGTACGATCGATCCATTTTCCCTCAAAGTAGTCGATTCTCACCTAACGAAATTATTCGTCGTCATTTTCGTTGTCGAAGGAAGGAAATCACGCGAAGatggaaaatttcttaagATGTAACGAAGTGGAAGTAAGGCGACCGGGTTCCAAAACGATACTGTTGATCCAACACCCACGATCAGTCGACTATATAGGCGCCAAGGGGGCGTTCACACGCGACGGAACAATCGGTTTCACTCGGCGGATCTTACGAGCAGCGAAAGTACGTCTGGCTCTTTTCATTTCGTACGAGAGATCGAGGGTGCCTCGATACACCGGATGCACCCGAGCAGGTCAATTTCGAGAGTACGAGAGGCGAATCTCGTTAAACTGTCAGAACGTCGGTCGGGAAGCAACGAAGAGAAATTCTGCCACGAAGGACGAATaaaactaattgtaagaatGACGATAGTCTATATTGACGTGGACCGATAGAGAGTGGATATGTTGGAAGAAAGCAgtgtttgaataaatatcgattCGTGTTAATGTAATAATGATTCGTTAGCACGTTCGAAGAATAAGGTTCAGAACGTCACATGAGACACGTGAAACTCAATTTACAAGAAAAGGGGAaggattataatataataacataacaAGCGTTGCTtccgtataaaattatatttatttataaatatttcgttaagtTATATGGCAACCCGGGAAGGGTgtgatataaataatcattGGATGAAATCTGGTAGCCCTGTACAGGTACTGACTACAAGTCCGAGCGCGTTCGACCCGAGATCTGCGATCGAGGTCGCTTCGAAGCGTTAACTCTTAGAAAGATACCACAATTCGGGGGTGAGTCGTGGATGACTCGACTATCACCGTCCACTGTTACTAGTAAAGTCTGTCTGACAGCTTGCCGCTTGTGTCACCGTAACGATCGTAATCCGGCAGTGAATTGTCCGGACACCACGTGTTAACAACATGTCTTTAACAGTCTGAGCTAACGTCGAACAGTCTGATCGATCGTCAATCGTCACAGTTCGTCACGTTTGGTCACTGGTCACGCGCAATGGAACGATAGCCTCTTAATAAAGTGTTTGCTGGTCGATTGAAACGTTCAATCAGATCGATTACACATGAGTTTCGAAGTCCTCGAAGGATCGAGTCGTGCAGTCCTCGGGTGATCGTCAGCGACTGACCGATCACTTTGGTGAACGAAGGTAGTGagttgaaacgaagaaactatGGCGGAAAATAAACTATTTGGAGGGCTTGTACGCGTTGTACGCGAGATCAGAACCTGCTGATCTCGCCCATCCGTGGTGGTCGTGGTGTTCTTCGTGGCCGTATGAATGCACTGGGTGAGCCACTACCTCGTAGCTTTGCTGTTTGTTGCCGAGAAGTTTCTGAAGACCGATGATACCGCTGACGATTAGAGCGATTTTGCCGATTGCGAGTGCTTTAAGGGCCAGGAGAGCCAAACCACCGAGAGCGATAGGGATGAGGGCTGCAGCCTTAAGTTTCAAGAGCAGTAAGATTGGCATGAGAGATTTGacgattttcttcttctttcctcgagCTGCAGTAAAACGAAGAAGGTTAGAGCAACCAACTCGATacacaaatttttcttattaatattttcttattaataattttaccttCGTCGAACGAGCGGGATACTTCTTCAGGAAGACTCAGTTCGACAGTGTGGGTGGAAAGGAACTTGGAAGTTCTGTCGAGGATGGCCTCGTCGATGGCGGCTTCTTTGGCTTCCGCTTCGGCTGGTAGAGTACTTTCGATATCGTTCAATGATCTGCCATTGTCAGCACGGCTGAAAAGTAAAACCCTTgcgtaaattattatgaaatttcacgaatcgATCCAGAACTCCCACTTATCTCCATTCATATTGAATCGTCTCTACGATCCATTCACTTTTTCACAGGCGAGCCTTACCTATTCTTAGCTTCTTCGGTCTGCACGATCTTGAATCCATCCACAACATCGATATCCGCAGACCTGGCTACTCTGTCGACGAATCGCAACGCCTTCAGTTTCAAACACACTGATATGTCCTCTTCACCGGAACAGGATGCGTACACGTCCAAAGCTTCCTCGAGGATCGACGGCTGTTGGCCTTCATCTTGGCTCGCGGGGGCAGCTAACACCGAAGAGACGACGAGTGCGGCGACTACCACGAACTTAAACATCTTCTACGATCGTATACTCCGGAGTCACCAGGTGGAAAATCCAAAAAGagatgtatatgtatatactggTCCTTTCACAAGCGTGCACGGCTGGAATTATTGCAACGATCGTATCGACACTGACTGAAAGAATCACGATTGCTTGCCTTTTATCCTCCTCGCGAAAGGGGTCCGCGTacgtttttgaaattttgatggCCCCCACCGACCGGGTCCCCGCCTGGGTTACAACCCATACGAGCTATTGGTTCTCCTCCAGGCGGTCGTCCCGTGTTTCCCTGTCGCGCGCGTCTCTCCCGTTGACGCGCCTCTGCGCGCTTGCTCGCTCGGTCCTTCTCGCTTCTCTCCTCTTTGGCTGTGGCAAGCTCGAACCAGCCCTGACG
Encoded here:
- the LOC122575896 gene encoding uncharacterized protein LOC122575896; this translates as MEPTEESILDSEEPTSFNEAFAACLARKEFGTFECVNRGTLSALQSLNHKDDLDFGNVHLERADGQSRQLLDWDYDPKDFGNIVKATTKLIERRSLKWNLDNLYPGLQLRAGPMLNGNGIMEFVITERATSFGDRQAGPGRQMMRHLLIPFLLGFKFNLASLIPLLFGFLLILTKKALLLTKIALVISGLLGWNSLLSAGPSHYPGGGFHTHGHEIPVGGFPYYEHYNFHHRPYRVFQGNDFEPYSQHVIREVVDVHDNTEELVKNKRNGKNFVWVKSS
- the LOC122576062 gene encoding uncharacterized protein LOC122576062, with protein sequence MFKFVVVAALVVSSVLAAPASQDEGQQPSILEEALDVYASCSGEEDISVCLKLKALRFVDRVARSADIDVVDGFKIVQTEEAKNSRADNGRSLNDIESTLPAEAEAKEAAIDEAILDRTSKFLSTHTVELSLPEEVSRSFDEARGKKKKIVKSLMPILLLLKLKAAALIPIALGGLALLALKALAIGKIALIVSGIIGLQKLLGNKQQSYEVVAHPVHSYGHEEHHDHHGWARSAGSDLAYNAYKPSK